One Blastocatellia bacterium DNA window includes the following coding sequences:
- the iscX gene encoding Fe-S cluster assembly protein IscX, producing MKWTDIEDIGIALQEKYPDVDPLTVRFTDLHKWVMELSGFDDDAKNSNEKKLEAIQMAWYEEYQDANS from the coding sequence ATGAAGTGGACAGATATTGAAGATATTGGTATTGCCTTACAAGAAAAATACCCAGATGTTGACCCTTTGACCGTTAGATTTACGGATTTACATAAATGGGTGATGGAACTGTCTGGATTTGATGATGATGCAAAAAACTCTAATGAAAAAAAACTAGAAGCTATACAAATGGCTTGGTATGAAGAATATCAAGATGCTAATAGCTAA
- a CDS encoding IscS subfamily cysteine desulfurase, with translation MKLPIYMDYHATTPVDPRVFEAMKPYFTEIFGNAASRNHSFGWQAEEAVETARKQVAQLIGATAKEIVFTSGATESNNLAIKGVAEMYQEKGNHIITVVTEHKATLDSCKHLEKQGYQITYLPVDQYGLVDPEDIRKAITDKTILVTVMLANNEIGVIQPIAEIGKITREKGVVLHTDAVQAAGKIVVDVNALNVDLLSISGHKMYGPKGVGALYVRRKNPRVMLSPIIDGGGHERGMRSGTLNVTGIVGLGKAAEIARLEMSEEMERISRLRDKLQKSLFDQIPEVYLNGHPTKRLPNNLNVSFAYVEGESLLMGIGDIAVSSGSACTSASLEPSYVLKALGVGEELAHSSLRFGLGRFNTEEEVDFTIEKVTQAVNKLRELSPLWEMVQEGIDLKSVTWAAH, from the coding sequence ATGAAACTCCCAATCTACATGGACTATCACGCTACAACGCCTGTAGATCCACGAGTATTTGAGGCAATGAAGCCATACTTTACAGAGATTTTTGGAAATGCAGCTAGCCGCAATCATAGTTTTGGCTGGCAGGCAGAAGAAGCTGTTGAAACAGCCCGAAAACAAGTTGCCCAACTTATTGGCGCGACAGCTAAAGAAATTGTCTTTACTAGCGGTGCTACAGAATCTAATAATCTTGCTATTAAAGGCGTTGCTGAAATGTATCAAGAAAAAGGTAATCATATTATTACCGTAGTGACAGAACATAAAGCAACTTTAGATTCTTGCAAACACTTAGAAAAACAAGGCTATCAAATAACTTATTTACCTGTTGACCAATATGGTTTGGTTGATCCTGAAGATATACGTAAGGCTATTACAGATAAAACTATTTTAGTTACAGTAATGTTAGCTAATAATGAAATAGGTGTAATTCAGCCAATAGCTGAAATAGGCAAAATAACTCGTGAAAAAGGTGTTGTGCTTCATACGGATGCAGTACAAGCAGCAGGAAAAATAGTAGTAGATGTAAACGCCTTAAATGTTGATTTGCTTTCTATTAGCGGTCATAAAATGTATGGCCCAAAAGGTGTTGGTGCCTTATACGTTAGAAGAAAAAATCCTCGTGTGATGCTTTCACCCATAATTGATGGTGGCGGACACGAACGAGGAATGAGATCAGGAACTCTTAATGTTACCGGTATTGTAGGCTTAGGTAAAGCTGCTGAAATTGCTCGTTTAGAAATGTCTGAAGAAATGGAAAGAATTTCTCGGCTTCGAGATAAATTGCAAAAATCGCTTTTTGACCAAATTCCAGAAGTTTATCTTAATGGACACCCTACTAAGCGATTGCCTAACAACTTAAATGTAAGTTTTGCTTATGTTGAAGGTGAATCATTGTTAATGGGTATAGGTGATATTGCTGTATCATCTGGGTCAGCTTGTACCTCAGCTAGTTTAGAGCCTTCTTATGTATTAAAAGCTTTAGGTGTTGGTGAAGAGTTGGCACATAGTTCATTGCGCTTTGGACTAGGGCGTTTTAATACTGAAGAAGAAGTTGATTTCACTATTGAGAAAGTTACTCAAGCTGTCAATAAACTTCGAGAGCTTTCTCCACTTTGGGAAATGGTACAAGAAGGAATTGACCTAAAGAGTGTTACTTGGGCAGCACATTAA
- the apbC gene encoding iron-sulfur cluster carrier protein ApbC — protein sequence MSEKITEQQVLEALKSVKEPKLKKDIVSLNFVKDVRICGGIIGFRLVVATPSQTLQQELEEQARQAVLKVPGAQRAEIRTELDVPKGKAIGDRESVVGVKNIIAVSSGKGGVGKSTVAVNLAVALASMGAKVGLLDTDIYGPNVPIMLGSIEEPKVRGKKILPREAYNVKFMSVGLLNRGDQAVVWRGPMLHRLIEQFLRDVDWSELDYLLVDMPPGTGDVQLSLAQLVPVSGAVLVTTPQEVALADVRKAHNMFQQVGVDVVGIVENMSYFTCPNCLEKHEIFGSGGGEELAEKFGVTLLGKIPISLGIREGGDLGVPIVAGAPDSPQAHAFCQAAEALATELNIRALKPTRLPILNFD from the coding sequence ATGTCAGAAAAAATTACTGAACAACAAGTTTTAGAAGCATTAAAGTCAGTTAAAGAACCTAAATTAAAAAAAGATATTGTTAGCTTAAATTTTGTTAAAGATGTAAGGATTTGTGGTGGGATAATTGGTTTTCGTTTAGTTGTAGCAACCCCTTCACAAACATTACAACAAGAATTAGAAGAACAAGCTCGCCAGGCTGTATTAAAAGTACCCGGGGCCCAGCGTGCTGAAATCCGCACAGAATTAGATGTTCCAAAAGGAAAAGCTATTGGAGATCGTGAATCTGTTGTAGGTGTAAAAAATATTATCGCTGTTAGCTCGGGTAAAGGTGGTGTAGGTAAATCAACTGTAGCTGTAAATTTAGCTGTAGCATTAGCTTCTATGGGTGCAAAGGTAGGTCTATTAGACACAGATATTTATGGGCCTAATGTACCAATTATGCTAGGTAGTATTGAAGAGCCTAAAGTACGAGGCAAAAAGATCTTACCTAGAGAAGCTTACAACGTGAAATTTATGTCTGTTGGTTTACTTAATCGAGGAGATCAAGCAGTAGTTTGGCGCGGCCCTATGCTACATCGATTAATTGAGCAATTTTTACGTGATGTAGATTGGAGCGAGCTTGATTATTTATTAGTTGATATGCCTCCTGGAACAGGTGATGTTCAGTTAAGTTTAGCGCAACTTGTACCTGTTTCTGGTGCAGTGCTTGTCACGACTCCCCAAGAAGTAGCACTAGCTGATGTACGCAAAGCGCATAACATGTTCCAACAAGTTGGTGTTGATGTAGTAGGTATTGTTGAAAATATGAGTTACTTTACTTGCCCTAATTGTTTAGAAAAACATGAAATATTTGGCTCTGGAGGAGGCGAAGAACTAGCAGAAAAGTTTGGAGTTACTCTTTTAGGTAAAATCCCAATTAGTTTAGGTATTCGTGAAGGTGGCGATCTAGGAGTGCCAATAGTAGCTGGCGCGCCTGATAGTCCTCAAGCACACGCATTTTGTCAAGCAGCCGAGGCACTAGCAACAGAACTAAATATCAGAGCGTTAAAACCCACTAGGCTGCCAATACTAAATTTTGATTAA
- a CDS encoding iron-sulfur cluster assembly accessory protein: MINVTETAVSEVKKFMSAEGMEIANAGLRVRVLPGGCSGYQYALDVEDSPTQSDKIIESNGLKLFVDSFSLQLLDGVEIDYVSTVMGSGFTFKNPNSSGSCGCGSSFSV; the protein is encoded by the coding sequence ATGATTAATGTTACAGAAACAGCAGTCAGTGAAGTAAAAAAATTTATGTCAGCCGAAGGCATGGAAATAGCTAACGCCGGTTTGCGTGTACGTGTATTACCTGGTGGGTGTTCTGGCTATCAATATGCTTTAGATGTAGAAGATAGTCCAACACAAAGCGATAAAATTATTGAATCCAACGGATTAAAACTATTTGTGGATTCTTTTAGTTTACAACTACTTGATGGTGTTGAAATTGATTATGTTAGCACCGTTATGGGTTCTGGCTTTACATTTAAGAATCCAAATTCTTCTGGTAGTTGTGGCTGTGGTAGCTCTTTTAGCGTTTAG
- a CDS encoding iron-sulfur cluster assembly accessory protein, whose translation MSLELTNSAAARIKEILHEQNLADGGMRIGVKSGGCSGLSYILDLETQERPGDKIFERDGAKIFVDLKSYLFLNGMIVDYKDEGGLMGRGFKFVNPNSAGECGCGESFTV comes from the coding sequence ATGTCTTTAGAACTAACTAATAGTGCTGCTGCACGAATCAAAGAAATTTTACACGAACAAAATCTTGCTGATGGTGGAATGCGAATAGGTGTTAAAAGTGGTGGTTGTTCAGGTTTAAGTTACATCTTAGATCTAGAAACTCAAGAACGTCCTGGAGATAAAATTTTTGAACGAGATGGAGCTAAAATCTTTGTTGATCTAAAAAGCTATTTATTTCTAAATGGAATGATTGTTGATTACAAGGATGAAGGCGGGTTGATGGGACGAGGATTTAAGTTTGTAAACCCTAATTCTGCTGGTGAATGTGGTTGCGGAGAATCTTTTACAGTTTAA
- the cysK gene encoding cysteine synthase A, producing MTKPGIANSIIDLIGNTPLLRLNRVVERDWAEIIVKLESLNPMSSVKDRIGAAMIEAAEKAGLIKAQETTIIEPTSGNTGIALALVCAAKGYRCIIAMPETMTIERVRTLKALGAKVVLTPGSQGMRGAIQKAEELVRSTPNSFMPQQFNNLSNPEVHRKTTALEILRDTESEFDAFVAGVGTGGTVTGCAEVFKARLKEVLVCAVEPADSPVLSGGSPGPHRIQGIGAGFIPEVLNRSIIDRVVTVSYENAKQMARRLAREEGVFVGISSGAITWAATQIAKELGVGKRVVVVLPSFGERYLSTDLFNFDDEENEKL from the coding sequence ATGACTAAACCAGGTATTGCAAATAGTATTATTGACTTAATAGGTAATACACCATTACTACGATTAAACAGAGTAGTTGAACGCGACTGGGCCGAAATAATAGTTAAACTTGAGTCTCTTAACCCAATGTCATCAGTAAAAGATCGCATTGGGGCCGCTATGATTGAAGCAGCAGAAAAAGCAGGTTTAATAAAAGCTCAAGAAACTACTATTATTGAGCCAACTAGCGGTAATACAGGAATTGCACTAGCTCTTGTATGTGCTGCAAAAGGCTACCGTTGCATTATTGCAATGCCAGAAACTATGACAATAGAACGAGTTAGAACCCTTAAAGCTTTAGGAGCTAAAGTTGTTCTTACTCCAGGCTCGCAAGGAATGCGTGGAGCAATTCAAAAGGCAGAAGAACTAGTGCGTAGTACACCTAATTCTTTTATGCCTCAACAATTTAATAATCTGTCTAATCCAGAAGTTCACCGTAAAACTACAGCACTTGAAATTCTAAGAGATACTGAATCAGAATTTGATGCTTTTGTTGCTGGTGTTGGTACTGGTGGGACAGTTACAGGTTGTGCAGAAGTCTTTAAGGCACGCTTAAAAGAAGTTTTAGTTTGTGCTGTTGAACCAGCAGATTCTCCAGTGCTATCTGGTGGTAGCCCTGGGCCACATAGAATCCAAGGTATAGGTGCTGGGTTTATTCCTGAAGTGCTTAACCGTAGTATTATTGATAGAGTAGTTACTGTTTCTTATGAAAATGCCAAGCAAATGGCCCGACGTTTGGCTAGGGAAGAAGGTGTTTTTGTAGGAATTTCTTCTGGTGCAATTACTTGGGCTGCAACACAAATTGCTAAAGAATTAGGTGTTGGTAAGCGAGTTGTAGTTGTACTACCTAGTTTTGGTGAAAGATATCTTTCTACAGATTTATTTAACTTTGATGATGAAGAAAACGAAAAATTATAG
- the hscA gene encoding Fe-S protein assembly chaperone HscA: protein MPKVVGIDLGTTNSLVAYVDSNGKPQVIANKEERRLIPSVVHYSKDKGLLVGEAARAQLIPDPMNTIYSVKRFMGKGIADVTEDLSMVHFQVAEGSEQVIRFRLADKEFTPPEISALVLRELKKQAEDFFGEEVKKAVVTVPAYFNDAQRQATKDAGKIAGLEVLRIVNEPTAASLAYGLDKKDSGTIAVYDLGGGTFDISILKLKGGIFEVLATNGDTHLGGDDFDQRLISLFMNEIKEQFGLTLQGNAEVLQTIRRFAIEVKHRLSDQEKASIEIDLGEYGCYNREFSRAEFEALIEDLVDRSISPCKKALKDANLKTSDIDEVVLVGGSTRVPLVRSRVKELFKREPHIDLNPDEVVALGAAIQADIMTGSRKDMLLLDVTPLSLGIETIGGVMTKIIHRNSTIPASASEMFTTYVDGQTGVDIHVLQGEREFVQDCRSLGRFSLKVPPMPAGLARVEVKFLIDANGILNVSARDVRTGKENSIDVKPSYGLNDEQVEQMLMDSIEFAETDVKKRLFVEAYNEAESVLKASEKALASESAKALSALEQEEIAKALAELKAAMSSDDHRAVRTSLKTFNEVTHKLAELMMDNAVQVALKHKKVSEV, encoded by the coding sequence ATGCCAAAAGTTGTTGGTATTGACCTTGGAACAACTAATAGTTTAGTTGCTTATGTTGACAGTAATGGTAAACCGCAAGTGATTGCAAATAAAGAAGAAAGAAGATTAATTCCTTCTGTAGTACATTATAGTAAGGATAAAGGCTTGCTAGTTGGTGAAGCGGCTCGCGCTCAATTAATTCCTGACCCAATGAATACTATTTATTCAGTAAAAAGATTTATGGGTAAAGGTATTGCTGATGTTACAGAAGATTTATCAATGGTGCATTTTCAAGTAGCAGAAGGTAGCGAGCAAGTCATCCGATTTCGCTTAGCAGACAAAGAGTTTACCCCACCAGAAATTTCTGCTCTAGTCCTACGAGAATTAAAAAAACAGGCAGAAGATTTTTTTGGCGAAGAAGTTAAAAAAGCTGTTGTCACTGTACCAGCTTATTTTAATGATGCACAACGCCAAGCAACAAAAGATGCTGGTAAAATTGCTGGTCTAGAAGTCTTAAGAATAGTTAATGAACCTACAGCAGCTAGTTTAGCCTATGGTTTAGATAAAAAAGATTCAGGAACTATTGCTGTTTATGACCTTGGAGGCGGAACCTTTGATATTTCTATCCTAAAACTAAAAGGAGGGATTTTTGAAGTTTTAGCTACAAATGGCGATACTCATTTAGGTGGAGATGACTTTGACCAACGATTAATTAGCTTATTTATGAATGAGATCAAAGAGCAATTTGGTCTTACCCTACAAGGTAATGCTGAAGTGTTGCAAACTATCCGACGTTTTGCTATTGAGGTTAAGCATAGACTGTCTGACCAAGAAAAAGCTTCTATTGAAATTGATTTAGGCGAGTATGGTTGTTACAACCGCGAATTTAGCCGAGCAGAGTTTGAAGCGTTAATTGAAGATCTAGTTGATCGTTCAATTTCACCCTGTAAAAAAGCTCTTAAAGACGCTAACTTAAAAACAAGTGATATTGATGAGGTTGTTTTAGTAGGAGGCTCTACTAGAGTTCCTTTGGTGCGTAGTCGTGTTAAAGAACTCTTTAAGCGTGAACCTCATATAGATCTTAATCCTGATGAAGTTGTAGCACTTGGTGCAGCAATTCAAGCTGATATTATGACGGGTAGTCGTAAAGATATGCTTTTGCTGGATGTTACACCGCTTTCACTGGGAATTGAGACTATTGGCGGAGTGATGACTAAAATAATTCATCGTAATTCTACTATTCCAGCAAGTGCTAGCGAGATGTTTACAACCTATGTTGATGGGCAAACCGGGGTAGATATTCATGTTTTGCAAGGTGAAAGGGAATTTGTCCAAGATTGTCGCTCACTTGGACGTTTTAGCTTAAAAGTTCCTCCAATGCCTGCTGGACTAGCTAGAGTTGAGGTTAAATTTCTAATTGATGCTAATGGAATATTAAATGTTTCTGCTCGTGATGTACGTACAGGAAAAGAAAATTCCATAGATGTTAAACCTTCCTATGGTCTTAATGATGAACAAGTTGAACAAATGTTGATGGACTCTATTGAGTTTGCAGAAACAGATGTTAAAAAACGCTTATTTGTTGAAGCTTATAATGAAGCTGAATCAGTGCTAAAAGCGTCTGAAAAAGCTTTAGCAAGCGAGTCTGCTAAAGCTTTAAGTGCTTTAGAGCAAGAAGAAATCGCTAAAGCTTTAGCAGAGCTAAAAGCTGCAATGTCTTCAGATGATCATCGCGCTGTACGTACAAGTCTAAAAACTTTTAATGAAGTAACTCATAAGCTAGCTGAACTAATGATGGATAATGCTGTTCAAGTAGCATTAAAACATAAAAAAGTGTCTGAAGTATAA
- a CDS encoding ComEC/Rec2 family competence protein: MHKQIHLFQVEFQPIFYFFLFFILGILLANILIIYKTLIISFLIINLIILSIFYYLRKYQKLTSLLIMFGFLVSGFLLATIEKEQNNYTEQIIDKQIYSNWTQDQSVEIYGEITEYPKIVDNYFYLSVRTDFIIRNNKTFNLSTKVKLLFWLNDQNYKKENLTPGTIVQVLAQLQARQRFQNPGGIDTKEILKLQGYDFSASVKSPEMIAVLVKKSINPFIYLIYELHQHINNAIEKNFTFQRSAVLKAIILGDDNFINAEIAEKFRVSGLYHILVISGSHIAFLTWLLYKILKQISDNKWVHFIIITLFIWLYSLVAGADPPIMRATLMATVMLIGTLFYRQAQPSNLIAITGLILLAYRPVTLFEASFQLTFLAITLILLIVIPLVKKLEYIANWYPNSKSPFPPQSHKIIKWLAELLFWNEKNFLQKRAESNIKYKLEKNPWAAKLEKYYLQKPLQIVVIMLVTSIIVQLGLLPLSIIYFHRIVFIGIILNILAELLMSLLLTCFVIFIIFDSFINTLSGYLIYIINYLVDLFIYIAWPQVLELINKKTFYLSYRIAGWHSWQTIYYIGYWLIILFLLIRIDNWQVFVIPVKKTEEKRNKKKSYTINIIIITLYLFALLIISLPNKYYSNIFSNKNLGLEIVFLDVGQGDAIFIQFPQGTTMMIDSGGEIPIKIANQVIEKRFSIGEQVDSPYLWSRGLEQLDYIVVTHPHLDHMQGFNEVISNFDIKQAILPYSKGLETEWIEFKQKLDNSNIASNIWSRGQTYFIDGVKIEVLWPDRVARTNFNANNQSLVLYLSYQNYSILLTGDIEGKVEYILTNTNDDLEIDVLKVPHHASKTSSTEEFLEKTSPKFAIISAPAKSRFNHPHPEVLERYKALGTEIYQTGLNGAVTVYIKDNKLEIKKYK, from the coding sequence ATGCACAAACAAATTCATTTATTTCAAGTTGAATTTCAACCTATTTTTTACTTTTTCCTGTTTTTTATACTAGGAATATTACTAGCAAATATTTTAATTATTTATAAAACTTTAATAATAAGCTTTTTAATAATAAATCTGATTATTTTGTCTATTTTCTATTATTTAAGGAAGTATCAAAAACTAACAAGCTTACTTATTATGTTTGGCTTTTTAGTATCAGGTTTTTTATTAGCAACAATAGAAAAAGAGCAAAATAATTACACTGAACAAATTATTGATAAACAAATTTATTCTAACTGGACACAAGATCAAAGCGTTGAAATCTATGGAGAAATAACAGAATATCCAAAAATAGTAGATAACTATTTTTATTTAAGCGTTCGTACAGATTTCATTATAAGAAATAATAAAACCTTTAATTTATCTACTAAGGTAAAGCTACTATTTTGGTTAAATGATCAAAACTACAAAAAGGAAAATTTAACTCCTGGAACTATTGTGCAAGTATTGGCACAACTTCAAGCTAGACAAAGATTTCAAAACCCTGGAGGAATTGATACTAAAGAAATACTTAAGCTACAAGGATATGATTTTTCTGCAAGTGTAAAAAGCCCAGAAATGATAGCTGTATTAGTTAAGAAAAGCATTAACCCATTTATTTATTTAATTTATGAGCTACATCAACATATTAATAATGCTATAGAGAAAAATTTTACATTCCAAAGATCTGCTGTCTTAAAAGCTATTATTTTAGGAGATGATAATTTTATAAATGCAGAAATAGCTGAAAAATTTCGTGTTAGCGGACTTTATCATATTTTGGTAATTAGCGGCTCACATATAGCTTTTTTAACTTGGCTTCTTTATAAAATACTTAAACAAATTTCTGATAATAAATGGGTACATTTTATTATTATTACTTTATTTATATGGCTTTATAGCTTAGTAGCAGGAGCAGATCCACCAATAATGCGGGCAACGCTTATGGCTACAGTTATGTTGATAGGAACATTATTTTATCGACAAGCCCAGCCTTCTAATCTAATTGCTATAACAGGTTTAATTTTACTAGCTTATCGTCCAGTGACACTATTTGAAGCTAGTTTTCAACTAACATTTTTAGCAATTACTTTAATTTTATTAATAGTAATTCCTTTGGTAAAAAAACTAGAATATATAGCTAATTGGTATCCTAATAGTAAAAGTCCATTTCCGCCCCAATCACATAAAATTATTAAATGGTTAGCAGAGTTATTGTTTTGGAACGAAAAAAATTTTTTACAAAAACGAGCAGAGTCAAATATAAAATATAAGCTAGAAAAAAATCCTTGGGCAGCAAAATTAGAGAAATATTACTTACAAAAACCATTACAAATAGTAGTAATAATGCTAGTTACATCAATAATTGTTCAGTTAGGACTACTTCCACTTTCAATTATTTATTTTCATCGAATAGTTTTTATAGGAATTATCTTAAATATTCTAGCAGAGTTATTAATGAGTTTACTATTAACATGTTTTGTAATATTTATAATATTTGATAGTTTTATAAACACTTTATCTGGCTATTTAATATATATTATAAATTATCTAGTTGATCTATTTATTTATATTGCTTGGCCGCAAGTTTTAGAGTTAATCAACAAAAAAACGTTTTATTTAAGCTATAGAATTGCAGGATGGCATAGCTGGCAAACTATTTATTATATTGGCTATTGGCTAATTATTTTATTTTTACTAATAAGAATAGATAATTGGCAAGTGTTTGTTATACCAGTTAAGAAAACAGAAGAAAAAAGAAATAAAAAGAAAAGTTATACTATAAATATAATAATTATAACCTTATATTTATTTGCATTATTAATAATTAGTTTACCAAATAAATATTATTCAAATATTTTTAGTAATAAAAACCTAGGCTTAGAAATAGTATTTTTAGATGTTGGTCAAGGGGACGCAATTTTTATTCAATTTCCCCAGGGTACTACTATGATGATTGATAGTGGTGGTGAAATACCTATAAAAATTGCCAATCAAGTTATAGAGAAAAGATTTTCCATAGGTGAGCAAGTAGATTCTCCTTATCTTTGGTCAAGAGGTTTGGAACAGCTTGATTATATTGTAGTTACACACCCACATTTAGATCATATGCAAGGATTTAACGAAGTAATAAGCAATTTTGATATAAAACAAGCTATTTTACCTTATTCAAAGGGTTTGGAAACAGAGTGGATAGAATTTAAGCAAAAACTTGATAACAGTAATATTGCTAGTAATATTTGGTCAAGAGGGCAAACTTATTTTATTGATGGAGTAAAAATAGAAGTGCTTTGGCCTGATAGGGTTGCTAGAACAAACTTTAATGCAAATAATCAGTCTTTAGTTTTATACTTAAGCTATCAGAATTATAGTATTTTGCTTACAGGAGATATAGAAGGGAAAGTAGAATATATTTTAACAAATACAAATGACGATTTAGAAATAGATGTGCTAAAAGTGCCTCATCATGCTAGTAAAACTTCTAGTACAGAAGAGTTTTTAGAAAAAACATCACCTAAGTTTGCCATAATTTCTGCACCAGCTAAATCACGCTTCAATCATCCACATCCAGAGGTTTTAGAACGATATAAAGCGTTAGGAACAGAAATTTATCAAACAGGATTAAATGGAGCAGTTACTGTTTATATAAAAGATAACAAACTAGAAATCAAAAAATACAAATAA
- the iscU gene encoding Fe-S cluster assembly scaffold IscU yields MAYSDKVIDHYNNPRNVGSLDKNSPEVGTGLVGAPECGDVMKLQLKINKEGVIEDARFKTFGCGSAIASSSLATEWVKGKTIDEALKIKNTDIVKELNLPPIKIHCSVLAEDAIKSAIADYNKKQETVQKEEVLQEVS; encoded by the coding sequence ATGGCATACTCAGATAAAGTTATTGATCATTATAATAATCCTAGAAACGTTGGTAGTTTAGATAAAAATTCCCCTGAAGTTGGTACTGGCTTAGTTGGCGCGCCTGAATGCGGCGATGTTATGAAATTACAACTAAAAATTAACAAAGAAGGCGTGATTGAAGATGCTCGCTTTAAGACTTTTGGTTGTGGTTCGGCTATTGCTAGCTCTTCCTTAGCAACAGAATGGGTAAAAGGTAAAACTATTGATGAGGCATTAAAAATAAAAAATACTGACATTGTAAAAGAACTTAATCTACCCCCAATTAAAATTCATTGTTCAGTATTGGCTGAAGATGCGATCAAATCAGCAATTGCTGATTATAATAAAAAACAAGAAACCGTACAAAAAGAAGAAGTTTTGCAAGAAGTTAGCTAG
- the hscB gene encoding Fe-S protein assembly co-chaperone HscB: MQEARLLEKKCWYCTTTTDEHFCLSCDRIQMVDLSTNYFSFFKLPIKYHLDTNNLEAKFYELNRRFHPDFFSQASEVERRYSLDRTSMLNDAYRILKDPIKRANYLLTLQGFQPKKAQTPPDLLEEIFELNEQIEDLRNAKKARDKNQTSLLKNQVLATEEMLNEREEVLNNQLKQVFQKWDNLSDEVSIVEKQQILAKASDLLAQMKYINNLINDIDEEFND, from the coding sequence TTGCAAGAAGCAAGGTTATTAGAAAAAAAATGCTGGTATTGTACTACAACAACAGATGAGCATTTTTGTTTATCTTGTGATCGTATACAGATGGTAGATTTATCAACTAACTACTTTTCTTTCTTTAAGTTACCTATAAAATATCATCTTGATACAAATAATCTTGAAGCTAAGTTTTATGAATTAAACCGTAGGTTTCACCCAGATTTTTTTTCACAAGCTAGTGAAGTTGAGCGACGTTATAGTCTGGATCGAACTTCTATGCTTAATGATGCTTACCGCATACTTAAAGATCCTATTAAACGAGCCAACTATTTATTGACTCTACAAGGCTTTCAACCTAAAAAAGCGCAAACTCCACCAGATCTTTTAGAAGAAATATTTGAATTAAATGAACAAATAGAAGATCTACGTAATGCAAAAAAGGCTAGAGATAAGAATCAAACTTCACTTCTAAAAAATCAAGTTTTAGCTACAGAAGAAATGCTAAACGAGCGAGAAGAAGTCTTAAATAACCAGTTAAAACAAGTTTTTCAAAAATGGGATAATTTATCTGATGAAGTTTCTATTGTGGAAAAACAACAAATATTAGCTAAGGCTAGTGATTTGTTAGCGCAAATGAAGTATATAAATAATTTAATTAATGATATAGATGAAGAATTTAATGATTAA
- a CDS encoding 2Fe-2S iron-sulfur cluster binding domain-containing protein, which yields MTEEKAKVTFLPENLSFPAEVGQSVLEIALDNGISLDHACGGFCACSTCHVIVKSGMQLLTEMEDNEADQLDEAAGLTLASRLSCQAKIIQEGEIIVEIPEWNRNFAREEH from the coding sequence ATGACAGAAGAAAAAGCTAAAGTAACTTTTTTACCAGAAAACCTTTCTTTTCCTGCTGAAGTGGGACAATCGGTTTTAGAAATAGCTTTAGATAATGGTATTTCCTTAGATCATGCTTGTGGTGGGTTTTGTGCTTGTTCTACCTGCCATGTGATTGTTAAATCAGGGATGCAGCTATTAACAGAAATGGAAGATAACGAAGCTGACCAACTAGATGAGGCTGCTGGATTAACCTTAGCCTCTCGTTTAAGTTGCCAAGCAAAAATTATCCAAGAAGGGGAAATAATTGTTGAAATTCCAGAATGGAACCGTAATTTTGCTAGGGAGGAACACTGA